From Argopecten irradians isolate NY chromosome 2, Ai_NY, whole genome shotgun sequence, the proteins below share one genomic window:
- the LOC138315405 gene encoding GTP-binding protein REM 1-like, whose protein sequence is MRDRPEIRCEDKDLTDELKNTKIVLPDIRVLRQISHDTNAKACNSEPGSRSSSFKHSEKPKYLHVKFESIRRKSMPDNVMSPEEIAEVQQKVDALLAADPPHQIQRVRSFKISSKGIVNRGDSFRRSSLSNSQSSLCKSDSTRRTKSPLCKQDPKPPEKVVDLLAPDQDVFQVSIVGAMGVGKTAIKHQFVTSEYMGNLDTFAVESGQQTAVPVMLDDEESIVLFTDYDDAEDCDVMSNKDAIVLVFSVTDRNSYNFARDCLLDLRQTLKSNQVIILVANKTDIVRGREVTSEEAIATAEQYRCKYVETSASLNHKIDELLVGVLKQIRLSRKAKGKKEKKAELSGSGTAASASAANAPTTEPAAASKPEEKQSESVFQRFFKGLFGRFTKKKDNVDNLYN, encoded by the exons ATGCGGGACCGGCCGGAAATCCGGTGCGAGGATAAGGATCTAACGGATGAactcaaaaatacaaaaatcgtTCTTCCGGATATTCGCGTTCTGAGACAGATATCTCACGATACAAATGCAAAAGCATGCAACTCTGAGCCTGGGTCGAGGTCTTCCTCGTTTAAACACTCAGAAAAACCAAAATATCTGCACGTGAAATTTGAATCTATCCGGCGGAAGAGTATGCCTGATAATGTGATGAGTCCAGAGGAAATTGCTGAAGTACAGCAGAAAGTGGATGCCCTTTTAGCTGCCGACCCTCCGCATCAAATACAAAGAGTGCGCTCCTTCAAAATCTCCTCTAAAGGGATAGTGAACAGGGGCGACTCGTTCAGGCGATCAAGTTTAAGTAACTCCCAATCGTCACTGTGTAAGTCTGACAGTACGCGAAGGACAAAGTCTCCATTGTGTAAACAAGATCCGAAACCTCCGGAGAAGGTGGTGGATTTGTTAGCGCCGGATCAGGATGTATTCCAGGTGTCCATTGTTGGAGCTATGGGGGTTGGAAAGACGGCAATCAAACATCAGTTTGTTACGTCGGAATATATGGGAAACTTGGATACGTTTGCAG TGGAATCCGGCCAGCAGACAGCCGTACCTGTAATGTTAGATGACGAGGAGTCTATTGTCTTGTTTACAGACTACGATGATGCTGAG GACTGTGATGTTATGTCAAACAAAGACGCCATTGTACTGGTTTTTTCGGTAACTGACAGGAACTCGTACAACTTTGCCAGGGACTGCTTACTAGACTTACGGCAGACGCTCAAGTCCAACCAAGTCATCATACTGGTAGCCAATAAGACTGATATAGTCCGAGGTCGAGAGGTCACCAGCGAAG aagcTATTGCAACTGCCGAACAATATCGGTGTAAATACGTTGAAACATCGGCATCACTCAACCATAAAATTGACGAGCTTCTAGTCGGTGTTTTAAAGCAAATCCGACTGTCACGAAAGGCTAAagggaaaaaagaaaagaaagcagAACTGTCTGGTTCCGGTACCGCAGCATCAGCATCTGCAGCTAATGCTCCAACGACCGAACCTGCAGCAGCTTCAAAACCGGAGGAAAAGCAAAGCGAGTCGGTCTTCCAACGATTCTTCAAAGGATTATTTGGTCGGTTTACTAAGAAGAAGGATAATGTGGACAATCTTTACAACTGA